One window of Anaerolineales bacterium genomic DNA carries:
- the ugpC gene encoding sn-glycerol-3-phosphate ABC transporter ATP-binding protein UgpC, with the protein MATLELINIHKKFGDFVAVEDVNLRVEEGEFVTLLGPSGCGKSTLLNMTAGLEDVTSGEIRINGKVVNQLGPFERDVAMVFQNYALYPHMTVEENIGFSLQLRKRPRTEIQDKVQKVAAMLELEKFLHRLPRELSGGQQQRVAIGRAVIREPSIFLFDEPFSNLDAALRLKTRGEIKELHQRLGVTSVFVTHDQEEALSLSDRIAVLRMGHLEQFGTPEEIYSKPATKYVARFIGSPQMDMFAGEFTDGRRAYHIGSAKVALSKPTQAPNTPVDVGVRAEFVTLGEKGFNAVIRLVQPVGPFTYVTVDWDGGSVTARVNGVSHLKPKENIKVDIDPEGLLFFDRTSEKRIDL; encoded by the coding sequence GAGTTTGTCACGTTGCTGGGTCCTTCGGGTTGCGGTAAGTCCACGCTGTTGAACATGACTGCTGGACTCGAAGACGTGACCTCTGGCGAGATCCGCATCAACGGCAAGGTCGTCAATCAACTTGGTCCGTTCGAGCGCGATGTGGCGATGGTCTTTCAGAACTATGCCCTCTACCCGCACATGACGGTGGAGGAGAACATCGGTTTTTCGCTTCAGTTGAGAAAACGACCCAGAACCGAGATTCAGGATAAGGTCCAGAAAGTGGCGGCGATGTTGGAATTGGAAAAATTCCTGCATCGTCTCCCGCGTGAGCTGTCGGGCGGTCAACAGCAACGAGTCGCCATCGGTCGGGCAGTCATCCGCGAGCCGTCCATTTTTTTGTTCGACGAACCGTTTTCGAATCTCGATGCGGCGTTGCGCCTCAAGACGCGTGGCGAGATCAAGGAACTGCACCAAAGACTCGGCGTGACGTCGGTCTTCGTGACACACGATCAGGAAGAAGCGCTCTCGCTCTCTGACCGTATCGCTGTTTTGCGGATGGGGCATCTCGAACAATTCGGCACGCCCGAAGAGATTTACTCGAAGCCTGCCACGAAATATGTGGCGCGATTCATTGGCTCCCCACAAATGGACATGTTCGCTGGCGAGTTCACGGATGGCAGGCGCGCATATCACATCGGCAGTGCGAAGGTCGCATTGTCAAAACCTACGCAAGCGCCGAACACTCCAGTTGACGTTGGTGTACGCGCGGAGTTTGTCACTCTCGGCGAAAAAGGCTTCAATGCAGTGATACGACTCGTTCAACCTGTCGGTCCATTTACATATGTGACCGTTGACTGGGACGGCGGCAGTGTCACCGCCAGAGTCAACGGTGTGTCACATTTGAAACCAAAAGAAAATATCAAAGTGGACATCGACCCCGAAGGTCTGCTGTTCTTCGACAGAACATCTGAAAAAAGGATTGACTTGTAA
- a CDS encoding iron-containing alcohol dehydrogenase, whose amino-acid sequence MYKFPNLPFVRLMPFAEVEEKQPVLLITSMPAWNAVKDSLRGLNIAKSIEVTEANAAHWDSLLSTVHGQSSAVVYSVGGGLTADAAKYVASKLNLPLVILPTALSVDAFITAASGIRKDGCVYYIETKVPERLILDFETIAKAPASIRAAGITDVMSIATGAWDWKFAHEQGKNPAGMEFIPWVYDNAQSILNGVLDCAEAAGRGDHDGLKTLYDCLAMEVQLCNQVGHSRPEEGSEHYFAYAVENEMGHGLPHGDLVGPAILLIAKLQGQDTAPLEKALKACNVPLNNIPQEMIDRTLRILPVYSTKHNLSFGIAHTLN is encoded by the coding sequence ATGTATAAATTTCCAAACCTGCCCTTTGTGCGTCTCATGCCCTTTGCAGAAGTTGAGGAGAAACAACCTGTGTTGTTGATCACGTCCATGCCTGCGTGGAATGCAGTGAAAGATTCGTTACGCGGCTTGAACATCGCCAAATCCATCGAAGTGACCGAAGCCAATGCTGCTCATTGGGATTCGTTGTTGTCCACCGTCCACGGTCAATCGTCCGCGGTCGTGTATTCTGTCGGCGGCGGACTCACTGCCGACGCCGCGAAATATGTCGCTTCCAAACTGAACCTGCCGCTCGTCATTCTTCCAACCGCCCTCTCGGTGGATGCGTTCATTACCGCCGCATCAGGCATCCGCAAAGATGGATGCGTGTACTACATCGAGACGAAAGTACCCGAGCGCCTCATCCTGGACTTTGAAACGATCGCCAAAGCCCCAGCCTCCATCCGCGCCGCAGGCATCACGGACGTGATGTCCATTGCCACAGGCGCATGGGATTGGAAGTTCGCGCACGAGCAGGGCAAAAATCCCGCAGGCATGGAGTTCATCCCGTGGGTGTACGACAACGCCCAATCCATTTTGAACGGCGTGCTTGACTGTGCCGAAGCCGCAGGGCGCGGCGACCATGATGGACTCAAAACTTTGTACGATTGTCTCGCCATGGAAGTTCAACTGTGCAATCAAGTCGGTCATTCCCGCCCCGAAGAGGGGAGCGAGCACTACTTCGCCTACGCCGTCGAAAACGAAATGGGTCACGGACTTCCACATGGCGATCTGGTGGGTCCTGCTATTTTGTTGATTGCCAAACTCCAAGGGCAAGATACCGCGCCGCTGGAAAAAGCATTGAAAGCTTGCAACGTCCCGCTCAACAATATTCCGCAGGAGATGATTGACCGCACGTTGAGGATCTTGCCTGTTTATTCTACGAAACATAACCTGTCGTTTGGAATTGCACATACGTTGAATTAA
- a CDS encoding prolyl-tRNA synthetase associated domain-containing protein yields MYASEQDLLDFLNGNHFVYQYVEHPAVFTCEEAEVHRPKSTATSTKNLFLCDKKARRFFLVVTACEKTVKLDELASQLGSTHLRFGSEENLFRLLGVTRGAVTMMGLANDTEHQVELWIDADIWQSESFLSHPLVNTATLILSKSELERFFELTGHTSHIFEGA; encoded by the coding sequence ATGTACGCTTCTGAACAAGACCTCCTGGACTTTTTGAATGGCAATCACTTCGTCTATCAATACGTTGAGCACCCCGCCGTGTTCACCTGTGAGGAGGCTGAAGTGCATCGCCCGAAATCGACTGCGACCAGCACAAAGAACTTGTTCCTGTGCGATAAAAAGGCGAGACGGTTTTTTCTCGTGGTGACCGCCTGCGAGAAGACGGTCAAGTTGGATGAACTGGCTTCCCAATTGGGAAGCACGCATTTACGCTTCGGCTCGGAAGAAAATTTATTCCGACTGCTCGGTGTGACGCGCGGCGCAGTGACGATGATGGGCCTGGCAAATGATACAGAGCATCAGGTCGAATTGTGGATAGACGCGGACATCTGGCAGAGCGAATCCTTCTTGAGCCATCCACTGGTCAACACAGCGACATTGATATTGTCCAAATCGGAACTCGAACGATTCTTTGAACTGACAGGGCATACATCTCATATCTTTGAAGGAGCATAA